The Hymenobacter swuensis DY53 genome includes the window GGGACGGGTTCGGGCTACCAGTGCAGCGTGCTGCTGGAGCTTACGCCCCACGTATTCAGCATCGAGTACAACCAGGTGCTGTTTGAGCGCACGGCCCGCCGCCTCATGGCCATGCAGCGCCCCCCCCACCTGTTTTGTGGCGATGGTTCCCTAGGCCTGCCCCAGCACGCACCCTTCGACAAGATTCTGGTGACGGCCGGCTCCCCGACGCTGCCCCGCCCGCTACTGCGGCAGCTGCGCGTGGGCGGGGCGCTGGTCATTCCGGTAGGCGATGAAACCACGCAGCGCATGATGCGGGTAGTACGGGAAAGCGAGGAGGAATTCTCCCGCCAGGAGCTAGAAGAATTCCGCTTCGTGCCGTTGTTGGGCCAGGCTGGCTGGGGCAAACAGTGAGATGGTGGAAATGGTGAGTTGAGCAGATAAATGCCAACAAAAAGCACGTCATTCCTCGACTCCGCTCGGAATGACGTGCTTTAATTTATTTCACCTGTTACTCAGCTCGTACCTTTGCGGCCGTACTACCTGACCTTTTTTCCTGATGCTGCGCAAACAGAAGCCGGTGCAAGACTCGTTCGTCCGAATGACCGAACTGGTGCTCCCCAACGATACCAATACACTTAATAACCTCATGGGCGGCCGCATGATGCACCTGATGGACGTATGCGCGGCCATTTCGGCCCAGCGCCACTCCAACCGCATTGTGGTAACCGCCTCCGTGGATAACGTCTCGTTCCGGGAAGGTATTAAGCTGGGCAGCGTGGTTACGCTCGAGTCTCAGGTGACGCGCTCCTTCAGCTCCAGCATGGAAGTGCACATCAACGTGTGGGCCGAGGATATTCCGAGCGGCACCAAAATTAAGAGCAACGAGGCCTTTCTCACCTTCGTGGCCGTCGACCAATCGGGCCGCCCCATTGACGTGCCCGACGCCGTGCCGTCAACAGAGGAGGAAATTGCGCTGTACGAAGGTGCCCTGCGCCGTCGTCAGTTGCGCCTGGTGTTGGGTGGCCGCATGAACCCGCACGAAGCCACCGAGCTGAAAGCGTTGTTCGAGCTGGAATAACACCCCGGCCGCGCCGGCTTCTGCGTCGGCCTGCTTTTCTTCTGTTGCTTTCCTGCTTTTGCCGATGGATACCGCCGCCACGCTCGCCTTTTTTCAGAACTTCTATACCGGCACCGCACTCTACGTAGTGCCCGAGCCCGATGCGGCAGCTCCGGAGGCCGGCCATGTGGCGGCGGCCACCCTCCCTGCCGAACCCGTACCGCCAGTCGTAGCCGCGCCGGCTAGCGCTCAGCTGCCGCCCGCACCGCTTCCGGTGGCACCTCGGCCGCCCGCGGCTCCGGCCCCGGCGGCTCCTCCCCGGCCCGCCGTGCCCGCGCCGGCACCGATGGCTCCGCCCGTTGCCGCGCCCGTTGCTACACCGCCCCTGCCCGCTCCGAAACCGATAACGGCAGAACCTGCTGCGCCGGCACCGGTCGCGCAGCCGCTCGGGACGCTGCCGCTGGCCCAGCTGCCGGCGGCGGCTCCCGCTCCGGCGGGCCGGGTGCAGCCGACACCCACTCAGTCGCCGGTGGCGCATATTCCGTTTGCCACGCTGGGCAGCAACGCCCAGGGGCTGGTGATTCTGGTGCGCGTGTCGCCTGAGCAGTTCCTCAAGCTACCGCGCAACGTGTTCCTCAATAACCTGCTCAAGGCCCTGCGCCTGGTGATGGAAGACGTGGTACTGGTGAACGTGGAGCACGAGAAGTTTCCGGTGGCCCTATGCAGCCTGCGCCAGCACCTGGCCGCCCGACAGTTCCTGGCCTTTGGCAAAAATCTGCTCGACGTGGCCGTGTACACCACCCAACCCTACGAGCCGGTGCTCCTCTACGGCGACACCGCCTTCCTCGGCGCCAGCGAAATTGAGATGCTGGAGTACGACGCCGGCCGCAAAAAACAGCTCTGGCAAGCCGTGCAGCGGATGTTTCTGGGGTGATGGTTGAATGGCTTAACGAGAAACGGCCCGCGTCTGAAGTGACGCGGGCCGTTTCTCGTTAAGCCATTCAACCATCCAGCCATTGCTTACTTCAGCACCGAAGCCAGTTTAGCTTCCAATGCCTCACCACGCAGGTTTTTACCGATGATGCGGCCCTGGGGGTCGAGCAGAATGGAGGCGGGAATGGACTTGATGCCGTAGGTCTGGCCGGCGGCCGACTCCCAGCCCTTCAGGTCCGAAACGTGCTTCCAGACGAGGCCGTCGGCTTCAATAGCCTTGAGCCACTTGGCGCGGTCCTGATCAAACGACACGCCGTAGATTTCGAAGCCTTTGCCTTTGAACTTGTTGTAGGCCTTCACCACATTGGGGTTTTCGCGGCGGCAGGGGCCGCACCAGCTGGCCCAGAAGTCGATGAGTACATACTTACCGCGCAGGCTGGTCAGCGGCAGGGCTTTCCCATCGGGGGCGGCCAGGCTGATTTCGGGGGCCGTGGTACCAACAGCGGTAGCCCGCAGCGGCTCCAGGCGGGCCACCAGGGCCTTGGTGTAGCGCGAGTTAGGCTGGCTGGTTTTTAGTTGGGTAGCCACCGAATCGGCCAGCGTGAAGTTCTCATCGGGGTTCAGCACGCTGCTCACCACAAAGCCCGACACGATGGAGCCCGGATTCTGGCGCACCAGTCGAACCACTTCGCGCTGGCCCATGCTTTGCACCAGCTCAGCCTGCCGCTGAATGGCCTGCATCGAGTCCTGGCGGCCGGCCTGGGCGGCCTGGGTGTACCGCTGCTCCAGGCGGGGCATCAGTTGCTGCATCTGCTGCTGGCTGGTTTGCAGGGCTTGGTTTACCTGGCGCAGCAGCTCCGAATCGGGGGAGCCTTTCACGGCGTAGGTGGCGGCCAGCTTCTGCGCGTCGCCGGTCAGCTCCAGACGACTGCCGTTGCCGAGCACTACCAGGGCTTGGTTCTGGTCGGAGGTTTTCACCTGATAAAGGCCGGTTTCGGGCAGGGTGCCGGCAAATTTAAACTGGCCCTTCTCGTCCACCGTGGCCGTATCACGCGACACAAACTGGGTTTCACCCAGTTCGGCCAGGTACACCTTAGTGCCAGCCGGAGCATTCTGGAGTTGACCATTGAGCTGGTACCCCGTGGCATCGGTGCCGCCGGTAGTGGGCGTAGTGTTCTTATTGCAGGCATTGGCCATGCCCAGCAGGGCACCCAGGTAGAGCAGGCTCTTCATTTTGTGCATCATTCAGAAAGCAGACCGCCGGAATAATGGGCGGGGGTTTGGCAAAAGACGAGGAAACGGGCCGCAAGTTGCCGATTTTGGCCGGAATTGCCCCGCCTCCTCCCTAACCACTTCCCACACGCCTCAGTTCACCTGCCGCCCCGCGCTACGGCAGCAGTTTGCTCAACCGTTTCTCCAGCGCCTCCCCCCGCAGGTTGCGCGACAGGATAAGGCCATCGGGAGCAATGAGCACAGTGGTGGGCACGGCCAGCACCCCGTAGAGCTGCGCTGCCGGCGAGTCCCAACCTTTCAGATCCGGCACCTGCGTCCAGGGCAGCTGGTCCTGCCCCACAGCTTTGCGCCATTTGCCGCCGTCCGCATCCACCGATACGCTCACGATTTCCAGCCCCTTAGCCTGGTACTGCTGATACAGGGTACGCAGACGCGGGTTTTCGGCGCGGCAGGGGCCGCACCAGCTGGCCCAGAAATCAACCAGCACATACTTGCCGCGCAGGCTGCTGAGCGTGAACGAGGGGCCGGTGGCCGTGGGCAGGGTGAAATCTGGAGCCGGTTCGCCGCCCTTTTCGGTGAGGGCCGCCGTGTGGGTGCGGGTGGCCAGCGCCTGGGCTTCGGCCAGGGCCGGTTGCCGCTGGGCCAGCACCGTGGTCATAGAATCGACAAATGCCTGCTGGCTGGCCTGGCGGCTGAGGTAATTTTTGGTGAGGTAGGCTGCCAGAAAGGTATCCGGCGTGCGGCGCACCAAGGCGCGCAACTCCCGCAGGCCCCGGTTTTTAGCCGGCAGCTGGGCCACCCCGAACATCTGCGGATAGATATCCTGCTGAAACTGCTGCCATTGTTCCACGCCTACCGAGCCCCGGGCTTTAAACCGCAGAAACTGTTTTTGGGGCTCCTGCTCCAACGTGAAGCTGAGCTGGTCGCCGGGGTGCAGGGGCAGCTGGTATATTACCTTCTGCCCGCTTACCTTCAAAGAGGCCAGAATGGGGTCCGCCAGCTGCCCGCGCAGCTCACAATGGCCCGCCGCGTCCACCGTGGCCGAGTCCAGCGTCTGCCAGCCGCTCTGGTAATGGGTGAGGTAGATAGTCGTACCGGCCGGTACGCCGGTCAGCTGGCCCTGCAGTACATAGGCAGGCGGCGCAACGGCCGCCGTCAGCAGCCAGGGAAATAACGCAGTAAGCATGAGATAGGGTTAAAGAAGAAATACGGCTGCGAAGCTGTGCATTTCCCCCTATATATTCCATAAAACCGATATACAAACTCCCCTTTCCGCCGCGCTTTAATCTAGCGGGATGTACCCGGAAATCTTCTGGCCCATGACCCGGCCGTACAGATCGGTAGCCAGCACCTGTCCCTCTGGACTCAGCAGTACCGAGAACGGCAGCGTCCGGACCCGGTAGGCCCGGGCCGCCGCGCCGCGTAGGCCCCGCCCGTCCGAGACGTGGAGCCACCCCAGTGTATCGGCGGCCACGGCCTCGTGCCAGCGGGCCGGGTCCTCGTCCAGCGACACGCGCACGATTTCCAGCCCCCGCGAGTGAAACTGCCCGTAGAGTTTGCGCAGATTAGGGGTTTCGGCCGCGCAGGGTACGCACCCGATGGCCCAGAAATCAAGCAGCACGTACCAGCCGCGCAGGCTGCTGAGCATGAACGGCTGACCAGCGGCCGTGGACAAGGTAAAGTCGGGGCCACGCCAGACCAGGGCGGCGGGTAGTGCACCCGTTGCCGCAGTAGTTGGTGCGGCCGGTGCCAAAGGCCGCTGGCAGCCCATGAGCACGGCTAAAAACCCAAAAGCAGCATAACGCATAGCAACCCGGTGGTGAGGTGAGCGGGAAGATAGATGCTGCAGATAAAAAACCGCGACACATCATTGCCGGAGCAGCCGCGCCAGCAGCAACAGCAACAGCAACAAAGTACCAATAACGGTCATGCGGAGCATGACGTTTCTACTGACTGCGGTAACATTCTAAACAGCTCCTATACCAAAAAAAGCCACCAGCCGAACGGCTGGTGGCTTTTTTTGGTCGTTTCAGAACGGTTTAGGCATCCAGCTTCTGACGCAGGAGTTGGTTGGCCATTTTAGGGTCGGCTTTGCCGCCGGTGAGCTTCATCAGCTCGCCCATAAACATGCCCGTGAGGCTTTTTTTGCCGGCGCGGTACTCGGCCACTTTGGCGGGGTTGGCGTCGAGCACTTGCTGAATCATGGCTTCCAGCGCCCCGGCGTCGGACTGCTGGAGCAGGCCCTGGGCCTCGGCGGCAGCGGCGGCGGTGTGCGTGGGGTTTTCCAGCAGGAACGGAAACAGCTGCTTGCTGGCTACCGAGTGGCCCACCTTGTTGTCGTCAATGAGCCCAATGATATCGGCCAGGTGCTGGGTGGTGAGCGGGAACTGGTCGAGGGTGAGAGCCCGCTCATTGAGGTAGGCTTTTACCGGTCCGGTTACCCAGTTGGCGGCGGCTTTGGCGTTGGGCGTGAGGCGGGTCAGCTCATCGAAGTAGAGCGCCACTTCCTTTTCGGCCGTGAGCACCGTGGCATCGTAGTCCGAAAGGCCCAACTCGCCGGTGAAGCGGGCGTAGAGCTGCTGTGGCAGCGCCGGCAGCTCGGCCTGTACGCGGTGCAGCCACTCGTCGGAAATTATTACGGGCGGCAGGTCCGGCTCCGGGAAGTACCGGTAGTCGTTCATGGTTTCCTTGCTGCGCTGGCCGTTGGTGGTACCGGTAGCCGCGTCGAAGCCACGGGTTTCGGAGTCGATGAT containing:
- a CDS encoding peroxiredoxin family protein; the encoded protein is MRYAAFGFLAVLMGCQRPLAPAAPTTAATGALPAALVWRGPDFTLSTAAGQPFMLSSLRGWYVLLDFWAIGCVPCAAETPNLRKLYGQFHSRGLEIVRVSLDEDPARWHEAVAADTLGWLHVSDGRGLRGAAARAYRVRTLPFSVLLSPEGQVLATDLYGRVMGQKISGYIPLD
- a CDS encoding TlpA disulfide reductase family protein; this translates as MLTALFPWLLTAAVAPPAYVLQGQLTGVPAGTTIYLTHYQSGWQTLDSATVDAAGHCELRGQLADPILASLKVSGQKVIYQLPLHPGDQLSFTLEQEPQKQFLRFKARGSVGVEQWQQFQQDIYPQMFGVAQLPAKNRGLRELRALVRRTPDTFLAAYLTKNYLSRQASQQAFVDSMTTVLAQRQPALAEAQALATRTHTAALTEKGGEPAPDFTLPTATGPSFTLSSLRGKYVLVDFWASWCGPCRAENPRLRTLYQQYQAKGLEIVSVSVDADGGKWRKAVGQDQLPWTQVPDLKGWDSPAAQLYGVLAVPTTVLIAPDGLILSRNLRGEALEKRLSKLLP
- a CDS encoding acyl-CoA thioesterase; translated protein: MLRKQKPVQDSFVRMTELVLPNDTNTLNNLMGGRMMHLMDVCAAISAQRHSNRIVVTASVDNVSFREGIKLGSVVTLESQVTRSFSSSMEVHINVWAEDIPSGTKIKSNEAFLTFVAVDQSGRPIDVPDAVPSTEEEIALYEGALRRRQLRLVLGGRMNPHEATELKALFELE
- a CDS encoding protein-L-isoaspartate(D-aspartate) O-methyltransferase, with protein sequence MHTDTYRHRGMRRTLVEELRRKGIRDERVLTAIGVVPRHLFFDAAFQPHAYQDKAFPIGEGQTISQPYTVAYQTELLQVRPTDRVLEIGTGSGYQCSVLLELTPHVFSIEYNQVLFERTARRLMAMQRPPHLFCGDGSLGLPQHAPFDKILVTAGSPTLPRPLLRQLRVGGALVIPVGDETTQRMMRVVRESEEEFSRQELEEFRFVPLLGQAGWGKQ
- a CDS encoding TlpA disulfide reductase family protein, with the protein product MMHKMKSLLYLGALLGMANACNKNTTPTTGGTDATGYQLNGQLQNAPAGTKVYLAELGETQFVSRDTATVDEKGQFKFAGTLPETGLYQVKTSDQNQALVVLGNGSRLELTGDAQKLAATYAVKGSPDSELLRQVNQALQTSQQQMQQLMPRLEQRYTQAAQAGRQDSMQAIQRQAELVQSMGQREVVRLVRQNPGSIVSGFVVSSVLNPDENFTLADSVATQLKTSQPNSRYTKALVARLEPLRATAVGTTAPEISLAAPDGKALPLTSLRGKYVLIDFWASWCGPCRRENPNVVKAYNKFKGKGFEIYGVSFDQDRAKWLKAIEADGLVWKHVSDLKGWESAAGQTYGIKSIPASILLDPQGRIIGKNLRGEALEAKLASVLK